The Vidua chalybeata isolate OUT-0048 chromosome 29, bVidCha1 merged haplotype, whole genome shotgun sequence genome window below encodes:
- the SDHC gene encoding succinate dehydrogenase cytochrome b560 subunit, mitochondrial isoform X6 has product MAMSISHRGTGVALSLGVSPFPRCIPVPQVYPRLFPRCIPVSQVYPRSPGVSPFVSQVYPRLFPRCVPVLPGLSPAPGALPALPGSGACPEPGPRPRLLGQVPAGPARVLPHLERDPAPGLGPGQGAAPAAGDPVGAAGAGPDPALLRRPGRAVTIPGIPAIPAHSRGR; this is encoded by the exons ATGGCCATGTCCATCAGCCACCGCGGCACCGGCGTCGCCCTCAGCCTCG GTGTATCCCCGttccccag GTGTATCCCCGttccccaggtgtatccccgTTTGTTTCCCAGGTGTATCCCTGTTTCCCAGGTGTATCCCCGttccccaggtgtatccccgTTTGTTTCCCAG gtgtatccccgTTTGtttcccaggtgtgtccctgttCTCCCTGGCCTCTCTCCTGCTCCCGGAGCACTTCCCGCATTACCTGGCTCAGGTGCGTGCCCTGAGCCTGGGCCCCGCCCTCGTCTGCTCGGCCAAgttcctgctggccctgcccgTGTCCTACCACACCTGGAACGGGATCCGGCACCTG GCCTGGGACCTGGGCAAGGGGCTGCGCCTGCCGCAGGTGACCCAGTcggggctgctggtgctggcccTGACCCTGCTCTCCTCCGCCGGCCTGGCCGCGCTGTGACAATTCCCGGAATTCCGGCCATTCCCGCCCACTCTCGGGGAAGGTGA
- the SDHC gene encoding succinate dehydrogenase cytochrome b560 subunit, mitochondrial isoform X3 has translation MAMSISHRGTGVALSLGVSPFPRCIPVSQVYPRLFPRCIPVPQVYPRLFPRCIPVSQVYPRSPGVSPFVSQVYPRLFPRCVPVLPGLSPAPGALPALPGSGACPEPGPRPRLLGQVPAGPARVLPHLERDPAPGLGPGQGAAPAAGDPVGAAGAGPDPALLRRPGRAVTIPGIPAIPAHSRGR, from the exons ATGGCCATGTCCATCAGCCACCGCGGCACCGGCGTCGCCCTCAGCCTCG GTGTATCCCCGttccccag GTGTATCCCTGTTTCCCAG gtgtatccccgTTTGTTTCCCAGGTGTATCCCCGttccccaggtgtatccccgTTTGTTTCCCAGGTGTATCCCTGTTTCCCAGGTGTATCCCCGttccccaggtgtatccccgTTTGTTTCCCAG gtgtatccccgTTTGtttcccaggtgtgtccctgttCTCCCTGGCCTCTCTCCTGCTCCCGGAGCACTTCCCGCATTACCTGGCTCAGGTGCGTGCCCTGAGCCTGGGCCCCGCCCTCGTCTGCTCGGCCAAgttcctgctggccctgcccgTGTCCTACCACACCTGGAACGGGATCCGGCACCTG GCCTGGGACCTGGGCAAGGGGCTGCGCCTGCCGCAGGTGACCCAGTcggggctgctggtgctggcccTGACCCTGCTCTCCTCCGCCGGCCTGGCCGCGCTGTGACAATTCCCGGAATTCCGGCCATTCCCGCCCACTCTCGGGGAAGGTGA
- the SDHC gene encoding succinate dehydrogenase cytochrome b560 subunit, mitochondrial isoform X1 has protein sequence MAMSISHRGTGVALSLGVSPFVSQVYPRSPGVSPFVSQVYPCFPGVSLFVSQVYPRLFPRCIPVCFPGVSPFPRCIPVCFPGVSLFPRCIPVPQVYPRLFPRCIPVCFPGVSLFSLASLLLPEHFPHYLAQVRALSLGPALVCSAKFLLALPVSYHTWNGIRHLAWDLGKGLRLPQVTQSGLLVLALTLLSSAGLAAL, from the exons ATGGCCATGTCCATCAGCCACCGCGGCACCGGCGTCGCCCTCAGCCTCG gtgtatccccgTTTGTTTCCCAGGTGTATCCCCGttccccaggtgtatccccgTTTGTTTCCCAG GTGTATCCCTGTTTCCCAGGTGTATCCCTGTTTGTTTCCCAGGTGTATCCCCGTTTGttccccaggtgtatccccgTTTGTTTCCCAGGTGTATCCCCGttccccaggtgtatccccgTTTGTTTCCCAGGTGTATCCCTGTTTCCCAGGTGTATCCCCGttccccaggtgtatccccgTTTGTTTCCCAG gtgtatccccgTTTGtttcccaggtgtgtccctgttCTCCCTGGCCTCTCTCCTGCTCCCGGAGCACTTCCCGCATTACCTGGCTCAGGTGCGTGCCCTGAGCCTGGGCCCCGCCCTCGTCTGCTCGGCCAAgttcctgctggccctgcccgTGTCCTACCACACCTGGAACGGGATCCGGCACCTG GCCTGGGACCTGGGCAAGGGGCTGCGCCTGCCGCAGGTGACCCAGTcggggctgctggtgctggcccTGACCCTGCTCTCCTCCGCCGGCCTGGCCGCGCTGTGA
- the SDHC gene encoding succinate dehydrogenase cytochrome b560 subunit, mitochondrial isoform X5, which produces MAMSISHRGTGVALSLGVSPFVSQVYPRSPGVSLFPRCIPVCFPGVSPFVPQVYPRLFPRCIPVPQVYPRLFPRCIPVCFPGVSLFSLASLLLPEHFPHYLAQVRALSLGPALVCSAKFLLALPVSYHTWNGIRHLAWDLGKGLRLPQVTQSGLLVLALTLLSSAGLAAL; this is translated from the exons ATGGCCATGTCCATCAGCCACCGCGGCACCGGCGTCGCCCTCAGCCTCG gtgtatccccgTTTGTTTCCCAGGTGTATCCCCGttccccag GTGTATCCCTGTTTCCCAGGTGTATCCCTGTTTGTTTCCCAGGTGTATCCCCGTTTGttccccaggtgtatccccgTTTGTTTCCCAGGTGTATCCCCGttccccaggtgtatccccgTTTGTTTCCCAG gtgtatccccgTTTGtttcccaggtgtgtccctgttCTCCCTGGCCTCTCTCCTGCTCCCGGAGCACTTCCCGCATTACCTGGCTCAGGTGCGTGCCCTGAGCCTGGGCCCCGCCCTCGTCTGCTCGGCCAAgttcctgctggccctgcccgTGTCCTACCACACCTGGAACGGGATCCGGCACCTG GCCTGGGACCTGGGCAAGGGGCTGCGCCTGCCGCAGGTGACCCAGTcggggctgctggtgctggcccTGACCCTGCTCTCCTCCGCCGGCCTGGCCGCGCTGTGA
- the SDHC gene encoding succinate dehydrogenase cytochrome b560 subunit, mitochondrial isoform X2 yields the protein MAMSISHRGTGVALSLGVSPFVSQVYPRSPGVSPFVSQVYPCFPGVSLFVSQVYPRLFPRCIPVCFPGVSPFPRCIPVPQVYPRLFPRCIPVCFPGVSLFSLASLLLPEHFPHYLAQVRALSLGPALVCSAKFLLALPVSYHTWNGIRHLAWDLGKGLRLPQVTQSGLLVLALTLLSSAGLAAL from the exons ATGGCCATGTCCATCAGCCACCGCGGCACCGGCGTCGCCCTCAGCCTCG gtgtatccccgTTTGTTTCCCAGGTGTATCCCCGttccccaggtgtatccccgTTTGTTTCCCAG GTGTATCCCTGTTTCCCAGGTGTATCCCTGTTTGTTTCCCAGGTGTATCCCCGTTTGttccccaggtgtatccccgTTTGTTTCCCAGGTGTATCCCCGttccccag GTGTATCCCCGttccccaggtgtatccccgTTTGTTTCCCAG gtgtatccccgTTTGtttcccaggtgtgtccctgttCTCCCTGGCCTCTCTCCTGCTCCCGGAGCACTTCCCGCATTACCTGGCTCAGGTGCGTGCCCTGAGCCTGGGCCCCGCCCTCGTCTGCTCGGCCAAgttcctgctggccctgcccgTGTCCTACCACACCTGGAACGGGATCCGGCACCTG GCCTGGGACCTGGGCAAGGGGCTGCGCCTGCCGCAGGTGACCCAGTcggggctgctggtgctggcccTGACCCTGCTCTCCTCCGCCGGCCTGGCCGCGCTGTGA
- the SDHC gene encoding succinate dehydrogenase cytochrome b560 subunit, mitochondrial isoform X4, with amino-acid sequence MAMSISHRGTGVALSLGVSPFVSQVYPRSPGVSLFPRCIPVCFPGVSPFPRCIPVCFPGVSLFPRCIPVPQVYPRLFPRCIPVCFPGVSLFSLASLLLPEHFPHYLAQVRALSLGPALVCSAKFLLALPVSYHTWNGIRHLAWDLGKGLRLPQVTQSGLLVLALTLLSSAGLAAL; translated from the exons ATGGCCATGTCCATCAGCCACCGCGGCACCGGCGTCGCCCTCAGCCTCG gtgtatccccgTTTGTTTCCCAGGTGTATCCCCGttccccag GTGTATCCCTGTTTCCCAG gtgtatccccgTTTGTTTCCCAGGTGTATCCCCGttccccaggtgtatccccgTTTGTTTCCCAGGTGTATCCCTGTTTCCCAGGTGTATCCCCGttccccaggtgtatccccgTTTGTTTCCCAG gtgtatccccgTTTGtttcccaggtgtgtccctgttCTCCCTGGCCTCTCTCCTGCTCCCGGAGCACTTCCCGCATTACCTGGCTCAGGTGCGTGCCCTGAGCCTGGGCCCCGCCCTCGTCTGCTCGGCCAAgttcctgctggccctgcccgTGTCCTACCACACCTGGAACGGGATCCGGCACCTG GCCTGGGACCTGGGCAAGGGGCTGCGCCTGCCGCAGGTGACCCAGTcggggctgctggtgctggcccTGACCCTGCTCTCCTCCGCCGGCCTGGCCGCGCTGTGA
- the MPZ gene encoding LOW QUALITY PROTEIN: myelin protein P0 (The sequence of the model RefSeq protein was modified relative to this genomic sequence to represent the inferred CDS: substituted 1 base at 1 genomic stop codon), which translates to MSPRATRRLLLVAGLVAALGVSPVSPIHVYTQREVYGTVGSRVTLSCSFWSSEWISEDISITWHFQAEGSRDSISIFHYAKGQPYIDDVGTFKERMEWVGNPRRRDGSIVIHSLEPSDNGTFTCDVKNPPDIVGKSSQVTLYVLEKVPTRYGVVLGSVIGGVLLLVAVLVALVYVTRYCWRRRQAVLQRRLSAMEKGKLQRSGKDGSKRSRQAPVLYAMLDHGRSAKKAKGGAGDSRKDRKXRLAGREGPPGAGGGAGEPRPPKVIMTIEMELRGEPQAAPPPAARSPSRGSLKSALLSIIKPNSGGS; encoded by the exons ATGTCCCCGAGGGCCacccgccgcctcctcctcgTGGCCGGGCTGGTGGCGGCGCTGG GAGTGTCGCCGGTGTCCCCAATCCACGTGTACACGCAGCGCGAGGTCTATGGCACCGTGGGCTCGCGTGTCACCCTGTCCTGCAGCTTCTGGTCCAGCGAGTGGATCTCGGAGGACATTTCCATCACCTGGCACTTCCAGGCCGAGGGCTCCCGCGACAGCATCTCC ATCTTCCACTACGCCAAGGGCCAGCCCTACATCGACGACGTGGGGACATTCAAGGAGCGCATGGAGTGGGTGGGGAACCCGCGGCGCCGCGACGGCTCCATCGTCATCCACAGCCTGGAGCCCAGCGACAACGGCACCTTCACGTGCGACGTCAAGAACCCGCCCGACATCGTGGGCAAGTCCTCGCAGGTCACCCTCTACGTGCTGGAGAAAG TGCCCACCCGCTATGGCGTCGTGCTGGGCTCTGTCATCGGCGgggtcctgctgctggtggccgTGCTGGTGGCCCTGGTCTATGTCACCCGCTACTGCTGGCGGCGGCGCCAGGCGGTTCTGCAGCGGCGGCTGAG CGCCATGGAGAAGGGGAAGCTGCAGCGCTCGGGCAAGGACGGCTCCAAGCGCAGCCGGCAG GCCCCCGTGCTCTACGCCATGCTGGACCACGGCCGCAGCGCCAAGAAAGCCAAGGGCGGCGCGGGCGACTCGCGCAAGGATAGGAAATAGCGGTTAGCGGGCAGGGAGGGACCcccgggggcgggcgggggcgcgggggaGCCCCGGCCCCCCAAAGTCATCATGACCATCGAGATGGAGCTGCGGGGGGAGCCCCAggccgcgcccccgcccgccgcccgctccCCGAGCCGGGGCAGCCTCAAGAGCGCCCTGCTGAGCATCATCAAACCCAACTCGGGGGGCTCCTGA
- the PCP4L1 gene encoding Purkinje cell protein 4-like protein 1 isoform X2: MTPPPRRRPPVGSSKVRTPGTAKAGDPKKEEEEEEEEIDIDLSAPETERAALAIQGRFRKSRQRKKEPRP, encoded by the exons ATGACCCCCCCTCCGCGGCGGAGGCCCCCGGTGGGCAGCAGCAAGGTGAGGACCCCCGGCACAG CCAAGGCCGGTGACCccaagaaggaggaagaggaggaggaggaggagatcgACATCGACCTGAGCGCGCCCGAGACGGAGCGCGCCGCGCTCGCCATCCAGGGCAGGTTCCGCAAGTCCCGGCAGCGGAAGAAGGAGCCGCGGCCCTGA
- the PCP4L1 gene encoding Purkinje cell protein 4-like protein 1 isoform X1 produces MSERSPHDPPSAAEAPGGQQQAKAGDPKKEEEEEEEEIDIDLSAPETERAALAIQGRFRKSRQRKKEPRP; encoded by the exons ATGAGCGag CGCAGCCCCCATGACCCCCCCTCCGCGGCGGAGGCCCCCGGTGGGCAGCAGCAAG CCAAGGCCGGTGACCccaagaaggaggaagaggaggaggaggaggagatcgACATCGACCTGAGCGCGCCCGAGACGGAGCGCGCCGCGCTCGCCATCCAGGGCAGGTTCCGCAAGTCCCGGCAGCGGAAGAAGGAGCCGCGGCCCTGA
- the NR1I3 gene encoding nuclear receptor subfamily 1 group I member 3, with translation MEGTRGDRWGHAGTGGDTRGPDVPSLRGDNSPSPTAPGDTGSAVSLPSPPGTERSPRDPRGDTEPDGDKVCAVCGDRANGYHFHVMSCEGCKGFFRRSIIKGVRFTCPLARRCPVTKAKRRQCQACRLQKCLDVGMRRDMIMSEEALRRRRELRGQRGQPGGQRGQEGQRGQPGLTAEQQELIALLIAAHQRTFDSSFSQFMRCWPAVRLLVPSPPGAGVAAGLSLSPCEEALPDVLSLLPQFADLSTFMIQQVIKFAKEIPVFRSLPLDAQISLLKGATLGICQIRYNTVFNADTKAWECGQRCYTIRDGALAGFQQVYLEPLLKFHESLRRLRLHEAEYALLQAMLLFSPDHGGIAQRDVIDRFQEQVALTLKSYIDHQHPPHEGRFLYAKLLLLLTELQTLKVENTRQILHIQDLSAMTPLLSEIIS, from the exons ATGGAGGGGACACGCGGAGACCGctggggacacgcggggaccggcggggacactcggggaccCGATGTCCCCTCCCTGCGTGGGGACAATTCCCCGTCACCGACAGCACCGGGGGACACCGGCTCAG ccgtgtcccTGCCGAGCCCCCCGGGCACGGAGCGCAGCCCCCGGGACCCCCGTGGGGACACGGAGCCCGACGGGGACAAAGTGTGCGCCGtgtgtggggacagggccaACGGGTACCACTTCCACGTCATGAGCTGCGAGGGCTGCAAGGGCTTCTTCAG GCGCTCCATCATCAAAGGTGTCCGGTTCACGTGTCCCCTGGCGCGGCGCTGCCCTGTCACCAAGGCCAAGCGGCGACAGTGCCAGGCCTGTCGCCTCCAGAAGTGCCTCGACGTGGGCATGAGGAGGGACA TGATCATGTCGGAGGAggcgctgcggcggcggcgggagctgCGGGGCCAGCGGGGCCAGCCCGGGGGCCAGCGGGGACAGGAGGGCCAGCGGGGCCAGCCGGGACTGACGGccgagcagcaggagctcatcGCGCTCCTCATCGCCGCCCACCAGCGCACCTTCGACTCCAGCTTCTCCCAGTTCATGCGCTGCTGG cCCGCCGTGCGCCTGCTGGTGCCCAGCCCGCCGGGCGCGGGTGTCGCCGCGGGGCTGTCGCTGTCGCCGTGCGAGGAGGCGCTGCCGGACGTGCTGTCGCTGCTGCCGCAGTTCGCCGACCTGAGCACGTTCATGATCCAGCAGGTGATCAAATTCGCCAAGGAGATCCCGGTCTTCAG GAGTTTGCCGCTGGACGCCCAAATCTCGCTGCTGAAAGGGGCCACGCTGGGGATCTGCCAGATCCGCTACAACACCGTGTTCAACGCCGACACCAAGGCCTGGGAGTGCGGCCAGCGCTGCTACACCATCCGCGACGGGGCCCTGG CCGGCTTCCAGCAGGTGTACCTGGAGCCGCTGCTCAAGTTCCACGAGAGCCTGCGGCGCCTGCGGCTGCACGAGGCCGAGTACGCCCTGCTGCAGGCCATGCTGCTCTTCTCGCCAG ACCACGGCGGCATCGCCCAGCGCGACGTCATCGACCGCTTCCAGGAGCAGGTGGCCCTGACCCTCAAGAGCTACATCGACCACCAGCACCCCCCCCACGAGGGCAG GTTCCTGTAcgccaagctgctgctgctgctgacgGAGCTGCAGACGCTGAAGGTGGAGAACACGCGGCAGATCCTGCACATCCAGGACCTGTCGGCCATGACGCCGCTGCTCTCCGAGATCATCAGCTGA